One Spirochaetota bacterium genomic region harbors:
- the rsfS gene encoding ribosome silencing factor: MTAKSKKPKHSIDPVVLSLMKGCKKVLDDTKAIDIVFLDLREVNSYLDYFLICTGNSILHCKALAREVHKYFLDMGIKERSRTTTNSPWIVLDYNDIIIHIFTKETREFYQLERLWADAKQIELD, from the coding sequence GTGACAGCAAAAAGTAAAAAACCCAAACATTCGATAGATCCTGTAGTATTATCCCTGATGAAAGGATGTAAAAAGGTCCTTGATGATACAAAGGCCATTGATATCGTCTTTCTTGATTTAAGGGAAGTGAATTCATATCTTGATTATTTTTTAATATGTACCGGCAATTCCATATTACATTGCAAGGCACTGGCACGAGAAGTTCATAAATATTTTCTTGATATGGGAATAAAAGAGCGTTCGCGTACCACAACCAATTCACCATGGATTGTTCTGGATTACAATGATATTATCATTCACATATTTACTAAAGAAACACGTGAATTTTATCAGTTAGAGCGTCTATGGGCCGATGCGAAGCAAATTGAATTAGATTAA
- a CDS encoding LytR C-terminal domain-containing protein produces MKDKIRLIVSITLICIIVMGIFYIYRRFTRNAIDTLAANKELINILVTASNEYNERRHSFYAILHFNPEKKSIGVTFVPPNYLVTLNKRTGKAKRLESLSFSDYSDIIDSLEDDLHITLPFYIELYASDAIKIIDLIDGINLYILDQVKMDLGYTTGINYCDGRKALWYINKVEQNSIYLKYDRIMDIALTLFTNKELYKKYANKEHISEMVSSINTNLLLQEMLSLIDVVYDARTVYTTIMPGKMDKDNNYTVDDITRKLYEQKFLRPLVLDIKDSESIKVKILNGSDIPGLARKMRNVLTREGLTVVEFGTSPYEVTDKTVIINQKGNLNSALKVSSILGIDTMYHIVDSSQLADVLVIVGKDYSQ; encoded by the coding sequence GTGAAAGATAAAATACGTTTAATTGTTTCTATTACATTAATTTGTATAATAGTAATGGGTATATTTTATATTTACCGCAGGTTTACACGTAATGCCATAGACACACTGGCTGCTAATAAAGAATTGATTAATATTCTTGTAACTGCTAGCAATGAATATAATGAAAGGCGGCATTCGTTTTATGCAATTCTTCATTTTAATCCTGAAAAAAAAAGTATAGGTGTTACATTTGTTCCACCAAATTATCTGGTGACTCTTAATAAAAGAACCGGAAAAGCAAAAAGGCTTGAATCACTTTCGTTTTCTGATTACAGTGATATAATAGACTCACTTGAAGATGACCTTCATATAACATTACCGTTTTATATTGAATTGTATGCTTCAGATGCCATAAAAATTATTGATTTAATTGATGGAATAAATTTATATATACTTGACCAGGTAAAAATGGATTTAGGATATACAACTGGTATCAATTATTGTGATGGCCGTAAGGCTTTATGGTATATTAATAAAGTTGAACAAAATTCAATTTATCTGAAATACGATAGAATAATGGATATTGCCCTTACCCTTTTCACAAATAAAGAATTATATAAAAAGTATGCAAATAAAGAGCATATTAGTGAAATGGTCAGTTCAATTAACACCAATTTATTATTACAGGAAATGTTATCCCTTATTGATGTTGTGTATGATGCCAGGACTGTATATACAACCATTATGCCAGGCAAGATGGATAAGGACAATAATTACACGGTGGATGATATTACCAGAAAATTATATGAACAAAAGTTCTTGCGCCCTCTGGTTCTTGATATTAAAGATTCTGAATCTATTAAAGTTAAAATTTTAAATGGATCGGATATCCCCGGGCTTGCGCGAAAGATGCGCAATGTGTTGACGCGTGAAGGGCTTACAGTGGTTGAATTTGGTACATCACCGTATGAGGTAACTGACAAAACCGTTATAATAAATCAAAAAGGAAATTTAAACTCGGCTTTAAAAGTATCTTCAATTCTTGGAATTGATACTATGTATCATATAGTTGACTCATCACAGTTAGCAGATGTATTAGTAATAGTAGGAAAGGATTATTCACAGTGA
- a CDS encoding sigma-54 dependent transcriptional regulator: MNTILEKYYRVLIADDEKGIRDLLKDLLEGSFYVSTIDRGDTIIEELTKNKYDILILDLQMPGKNGIEVLQTIRDLKLDIVVVVITASNDVQLAITSMKLGAYDYLVKPFDTDKLLVILKNIVEKLDLENEVNELREKVGESFRFKNIIGKSPKMQRIFATLERVIDTDSTILIIGESGTGKEIIAKAIHYNSNRKQYPFKSIDCSTIPQDLIGSELFGHEKGAFTGAIARKIGKFEVASKGTLFLDEISNLSFDMQAKLLRVLQEKEFERIGGNEIIKVDTRIVAASNRDIREMVKQGTFREDLYYRLNVVPIYLPPLKERKEDIPLFIDYFLNKFTTEYGRNISLDLQSRLYLTDYHWPGNVRQLENVIKRLVLLSTEPAVKLDVVKSVLEFEEYNKPKAKAIDVESENINHVISETDATTKKIEDSESKAQYVKTLDEIEKEYIEEMLKHFDYNISLTAKAINVSRKTMHNKLKKYNIAIKKTVIEN, from the coding sequence ATGAACACTATTCTAGAAAAATATTATAGAGTGCTTATTGCAGATGATGAGAAAGGCATTCGTGACCTGTTAAAAGATCTGCTTGAAGGATCATTTTATGTCAGTACCATTGACCGTGGTGATACTATAATTGAGGAATTAACAAAAAATAAATATGATATATTGATACTTGACCTGCAAATGCCTGGTAAAAACGGCATTGAGGTGTTACAGACAATACGTGATTTAAAACTTGATATTGTAGTGGTGGTGATCACCGCTTCAAACGATGTGCAACTGGCAATAACATCCATGAAATTAGGAGCGTATGATTATCTGGTAAAACCATTTGATACCGATAAGCTTCTGGTTATACTGAAAAATATAGTTGAAAAACTTGATCTGGAAAACGAAGTCAATGAGCTTCGCGAAAAAGTTGGAGAAAGTTTCAGGTTTAAAAATATCATTGGCAAGTCACCAAAGATGCAGCGTATCTTTGCAACGCTGGAACGTGTTATTGATACTGATAGTACCATTTTAATAATTGGTGAAAGTGGCACTGGCAAAGAGATTATTGCAAAAGCTATCCATTATAACAGTAATCGCAAACAATATCCTTTCAAATCAATTGACTGCAGTACAATACCACAGGATTTAATTGGTAGTGAACTGTTTGGCCATGAAAAGGGAGCATTCACAGGTGCTATCGCCCGAAAAATTGGAAAGTTTGAAGTTGCCAGTAAAGGGACTCTTTTTCTTGATGAGATAAGTAACCTTTCATTTGATATGCAGGCAAAACTGTTGCGTGTTTTGCAGGAAAAAGAATTTGAGCGCATTGGTGGTAACGAAATCATTAAAGTGGACACACGAATTGTTGCTGCAAGTAACCGCGACATACGCGAGATGGTTAAGCAGGGCACATTCAGGGAAGATTTATATTATCGTTTAAATGTGGTGCCAATTTATTTGCCCCCCTTAAAAGAGCGAAAAGAAGATATCCCCCTTTTTATTGATTACTTCCTGAATAAATTTACAACCGAATATGGTCGGAATATTTCACTTGATTTACAGTCACGATTATATTTGACAGATTATCACTGGCCTGGCAATGTGCGGCAGCTGGAAAATGTTATCAAACGGCTTGTACTACTTTCAACGGAACCTGCCGTTAAACTTGATGTTGTTAAAAGCGTTTTGGAATTTGAAGAATATAATAAACCAAAAGCAAAAGCCATAGATGTTGAATCCGAAAACATAAACCATGTCATTTCTGAGACTGATGCAACTACAAAAAAAATAGAAGATAGTGAAAGCAAGGCCCAATATGTTAAAACGCTTGACGAAATTGAAAAAGAATATATTGAAGAAATGTTGAAACATTTTGATTATAATATTTCCTTAACAGCAAAGGCCATTAATGTATCGCGTAAAACAATGCATAATAAATTGAAAAAATACAATATAGCGATAAAAAAGACTGTAATAGAAAACTAA
- a CDS encoding histidine kinase dimerization/phospho-acceptor domain-containing protein, which translates to MHEVDIIERVIRNIAHEVRNPLTTVKGYAQLLSQKNEPALIVKSQNMIIEQSERIDTIFTQLYDAFTVIDDDIAECAFPEVLCTIVEESSYREYITIEHNDQFSVSLYINRFQQCLSSIINGFNWKYFSGSSLHLNASKEMQCNVSINFSGVVFDSIPEDIFYYPFQCKQFFSKGTELFKVYCIAQRSGWLFTFLQDRNGFTLQIPI; encoded by the coding sequence ATGCATGAAGTTGATATCATTGAACGAGTAATACGAAATATTGCTCATGAAGTCCGCAACCCTTTAACCACAGTAAAGGGATATGCACAGTTACTATCGCAAAAAAATGAGCCTGCCTTAATTGTCAAGTCGCAGAACATGATTATTGAGCAATCCGAACGCATTGATACTATTTTTACACAGTTGTATGATGCATTTACTGTAATAGACGATGATATTGCAGAGTGCGCTTTTCCAGAAGTTTTGTGTACGATAGTTGAAGAATCTTCCTATCGCGAGTATATTACAATTGAACACAATGACCAATTCAGTGTATCACTGTATATCAATAGATTTCAACAATGCCTGAGCAGCATCATCAATGGTTTTAATTGGAAATATTTTTCGGGCTCATCGTTGCATCTTAATGCTTCAAAAGAAATGCAGTGTAATGTCAGTATCAATTTTTCGGGTGTAGTATTCGATAGTATCCCTGAAGATATTTTTTATTACCCTTTCCAGTGTAAGCAGTTTTTTAGTAAGGGTACGGAGCTTTTTAAAGTGTATTGCATTGCACAGCGCAGTGGATGGCTGTTTACATTTTTACAAGATAGGAATGGATTTACTCTTCAGATCCCAATATAA
- the nadD gene encoding nicotinate-nucleotide adenylyltransferase has product MKVGIFGGTFNPVHIGHLINAQFIHEEFNLDFVVFVPTKYPVHKELEDDVSAEHRYQMIKLAIEGVDYFKVSRLEIDREKPSYTIYTVEEILQKNPDWELFFIIGCDAFNEINTWKEWKRLLMTIDFIIMKRPGDVLHKRFNKYMSRIHCAKNPVIDVSSSVIRDRVRNGKSIKYLLPGRVEQYIYKHGLYKSER; this is encoded by the coding sequence TGGTACATTTAATCCTGTTCACATAGGGCACCTCATTAATGCTCAGTTTATACATGAAGAATTTAATTTAGATTTTGTTGTATTTGTTCCAACAAAGTATCCGGTTCACAAGGAATTGGAAGATGATGTGTCGGCAGAACATCGTTATCAAATGATTAAGCTGGCCATTGAAGGTGTAGATTATTTCAAAGTTTCACGGCTTGAGATTGACAGAGAAAAGCCATCCTATACTATTTATACCGTTGAAGAAATATTACAGAAAAACCCGGACTGGGAATTGTTTTTTATTATTGGATGTGATGCATTCAATGAAATTAATACATGGAAAGAATGGAAGCGTCTGCTTATGACAATTGATTTCATCATAATGAAACGTCCTGGTGATGTACTGCATAAACGTTTTAACAAGTATATGTCACGCATTCACTGTGCAAAAAATCCTGTTATCGATGTTAGCTCATCTGTTATCCGTGACAGGGTAAGAAATGGCAAATCCATCAAGTATTTATTACCTGGCAGGGTAGAACAATATATCTATAAGCATGGGTTATATAAAAGTGAAAGATAA